A genomic segment from Chitinophagaceae bacterium encodes:
- a CDS encoding bifunctional 3-deoxy-7-phosphoheptulonate synthase/chorismate mutase type II gives MNIENIWEKRPFIISGPCSAETPEQILETAKLLAASGNVDMFRAGIWKPRTKPGMFEGIGTDALAWLLQAKKQTGLPICVEVATAKHVEDALKYETDLLWVGARTTVSPFSIQAVAEALKGTNVPVLVKNPVNPDIELWSGAIERLQKIGLQKIGMIHRGFSNYGDTQYRNTPMWHIPIEMKLRFPGMMMLCDPSHICGNRTMLGNIAQKSINLGFSGLMIESHINPDFAWSDARQQVTPNDLAQIIQKLIWRSETSNETDFLIALSKFREQINQIDDELLSLISQRMKIAEQIGEHKRSENIIILQANRWNEISERVVKHGVSLGLSEEFIARYLDALHLESISHQNKIMNGPKE, from the coding sequence GGGAAAAAAGGCCCTTTATAATAAGTGGGCCTTGCAGTGCAGAAACGCCGGAACAAATACTGGAAACAGCAAAGTTATTGGCAGCATCGGGCAATGTAGATATGTTTCGGGCAGGCATTTGGAAACCAAGAACCAAGCCCGGTATGTTTGAAGGTATTGGAACAGATGCTTTAGCCTGGCTCCTGCAAGCCAAAAAACAAACCGGTTTGCCCATATGTGTAGAAGTTGCAACCGCAAAACATGTAGAAGATGCCCTTAAATATGAAACCGACCTTTTATGGGTTGGGGCAAGAACAACAGTAAGCCCTTTTAGCATACAAGCCGTAGCCGAAGCTTTAAAAGGAACCAATGTTCCCGTATTGGTAAAAAATCCTGTAAACCCAGATATTGAATTATGGAGCGGTGCAATTGAAAGGTTGCAAAAAATTGGTTTGCAAAAAATTGGTATGATCCACCGTGGATTTTCCAACTATGGAGATACGCAATACCGCAACACACCCATGTGGCACATACCCATTGAAATGAAATTGAGGTTCCCGGGCATGATGATGCTATGCGACCCATCTCATATTTGCGGCAACAGGACCATGCTTGGGAATATTGCCCAAAAAAGCATTAACCTTGGTTTTAGCGGCTTAATGATCGAAAGCCATATTAACCCCGATTTTGCCTGGAGCGATGCCAGGCAACAGGTTACACCAAATGATTTGGCGCAAATAATTCAAAAGCTTATTTGGCGGTCGGAAACCAGCAATGAAACAGATTTTTTAATAGCCTTATCAAAATTTCGGGAACAAATAAACCAAATAGACGATGAACTGCTTTCGCTCATAAGCCAGCGAATGAAAATAGCAGAACAAATTGGTGAACACAAGCGCAGTGAAAATATTATTATCCTGCAGGCCAACCGCTGGAATGAAATATCAGAGCGGGTAGTAAAACATGGCGTTTCTCTTGGCCTTAGCGAAGAATTTATTGCCCGCTACCTCGATGCATTGCACCTGGAAAGCATCAGCCATCAAAATAAAATAATGAACGGCCCAAAAGAGTAA